One Parashewanella spongiae genomic window, TGTGTTAACTCATATAATTAAATCAAATACGTTCTTATTAAAGCGCATAATACTAAATGAAATCTTTAGTATCAGATAGTAATGCTATTTTTAACATTTATAGATAATAGAGGGCAAGAGGTGATGTAAGTTCCTTTGGTTTGGAAATATTCTAAACAAGTGTTTGAAACTTTCTATTAAATAGTTAGAATCAGATCACAAAACTTATGGTCTGACCTGTAAAATTTTTCTTAAATATGGGAAGTGGCAGCTAGACTTTGATGGATGAACAGTAATAGGGGTTATACATGGGTGGTAAGCAACAGCTCACTAACAGTAAAGGTGAACGGATAGCCATAGTCGCAGGCTTGAGAACACCGTTTGCTAAACAGGCAACCGCATTACACGGTTTGTCGGCTTTGGATTTAGGGAAAATCGTTGTCAATGAAATGTTGGCTCGCTCAGAGTTAGACCCAAAATTAATCGAACAACTTGTTTATGGACAAGTTGTTTTAATGCCAGAAGCCCCAAATATTGCCCGTGAAATTGTACTTGGTACGGGCATGGACGTGAAAACCGACGCTTACAGCGTAACTCGCGCCTGTGCAACCAGTTTCCAGTCTACTGTTAATGTGGCTGAATCAATATTAACTGGCAACATTGATATTGGAATTGCTGGTGGTGCTGATTCATCATCAGTGGTACCCATTGGCGTTTCAAAAAAACTTGCTCGTGGTTTAGTTGATTTAACGAAAGCCAGAAGTTTAGGGCAAAAATGGAATATCATCCGCAAACTGAATTTAAAAGATTTACTGCCTGTACCGCCTGCTGTAGCCGAATACTCTACCAATTTGAGTATGGGACAAACCGCTGAGCAGATGGCAAAAACTCATAATATTAGCCGTGACGATCAAGATGCGCTTGCTCATCGTTCTCATACGTTGGCAACCAAAACATGGGATTCAGGTGTACTCAAAGACGAAGTGATGATAACGCACGTACCGCCTTATAAATCCTACCTTGAGCGCGATAATAATATCCGTACGAACTCAACACTAGAAGGTTACGCCAAACTGCGACCTGTGTTTGATCGCAAACACGGCACGGTTACTGCGGCCACAAGTACGCCGCTTACCGATGGTGCATCGGCGGTTATTCTAATGAATGAAGCTAAAGCCAAAGCACTGGGATATCAACCAATTGGATACATTAAAAGTTATGCCTTTAGTGCCATTGATGTGTGGGAAGACATGTTAATGGGGCCATCGTATGCCACTCCGCTTGCATTGCAACGCGCGGGAATGCAATTAGAAGATCTCGACCTAATCGAAATGCATGAAGCTTTCGCAGCACAAACATTAGCGAATATGAAAATGTTTGAATCGAAAAAGTTTGCTGAAGAGCAGCTTGGTCAGTCCCGTGCGATAGGCGAGATTGATATGGACAAATTTAATGTATTGGGTGGTTCATTAGCATACGGGCATCCATTTGCGGCAACAGGTACACGTTTGATCACTCAAGTTTGTCGAGAGTTAAAACGTAGAGGTGGTGGTACAGGACTGGCAACAGCATGTGCGGCTGGTGGATTAGGTGCTGCAATGATAGTTGAAGTGGAGTAACGGCTTTATGAGTACGAATACAATGGAAAAAACATTCAATTTAACCCGCCGTGATGATGGCATCGCCGTATTAACTATGGATGTTCCGGGCGAGTCAGTAAATACACTTCGTGCTGAATTTTCAGCCGAAATTAATGAACTGTTATCTGAAATAAAGTCAGACAGCAGTATTAAAGGTTTAGTGATCATTTCAGGCAAAAAAGATTCATTTATTGCAGGCGCAGACATCAGCATGCTGGATAAATGCAAAACGTCAGAAGATGCGAAAACGCTATCTCAGCAAGGGCATCGAGTCTTTTTTGATTTAGAAAATCTGCCTTTCCCTGTAATTGCGGCGATCCACGGTAGTTGTTTAGGTGGCGGGTTAGAGCTCGCCATGGCATGCCATCAACGCATTTGTAGTGACGACACTAAAACGGCATTGGGCTTGCCTGAAGTGCAGCTTGGTTTGCTTCCCGGCGGTGGCGGTACACAGCGTTTACCGCGCTTAGTCGGGATTGCCTCCGCACTTGATATGATGTTAACGGGTAAGCAGCTTCGCCCGAAACAAGCCAAAAAATTAGGTATTGTGAGTGAAGTGGTACCTAAAACCATATTGCTAGAGGCCGCCATTAAGCTTGCCAAAGCGGGTCACAAAAAAGCTAAGCCAGTAAAGCAATCGTTGGTTAACCGAGTATTAGAAGCTACGCCAATAGGTCGAAACATTATGTTCGATCAAGCGACCAAACAGGTTCAGCGTAAAACACAAGGTAACTATCCAGCGCCAAATAAGATCATTGATTGTGTAAGAGTAGGGATGTCAAAAGGCATTCATGCTGGCCTTGAAGTCGAAGCTCGTCACTTTTCTGACTTAGTGATGACCAAAGAGTCAGCCGCACTACGCAGTATCTTTTTCGCGACAACGGAAATGAAAAAAGAAGCTGGTGAAGCCAATTCAAAATCCGTCAAAAAAGCGGTTGTTTTAGGTGGCGGTTTGATGGGCGGAGGTATTGCCTCTGTCACATCAACCAAAGCAAAAGTGCCTGTACGTGTAAAAGACATTAACGAACAAGGTCTGAGTAATGCTTTGTCTTATGCTTATAACCTGCTGGATAAAAAAGTAAAACGCCGACACATGACAGCCAATGACCGTGACAATATTATGGCACTCATGACAACCACTACTGAATATAAAGGCGTACAAGACGCCGATATTGTGGTCGAAGCCGTGTTTGAGGATTTGTCGCTTAAACACCAAATGGTAAAAGATATCGAGCGTGAATGTAGCAAAGAAACCATTTTTGCTTCTAACACATCGTCTTTACCAATCGGGCAAATTGCTGAAGTGGCAGAGCGCCCTGAAAATGTCATTGGCTTACACTATTTTTCACCCGTAGATAAAATGCCATTGGTAGAAGTGATTGCTCACGAGAAAACATCAGCTGAGACGATTGCAACAACGGTTAATTTTGCACGTAAACAGGGTAAAACGCCAATTGTGGTAAAAGACGGCGCTGGTTTTTATGTAAATCGTATTCTTGCGCTTTATATGAATGAAGCTTCGCAAGTATTGTTAGAAGGGCAACGCATCGAGCACTTAGATAAGTCTCTGGTGAAGTTTGGGTTCCCTGTTGGACCAATGACATTGCTGGATGAAGTAGGCATTGATGTCGGTGCCAAAATATCGCCAATTCTTGAAAAAGAACTCGGTGAACGATTCGTAGCCCCGCAAGCTTTTGATAAATTACTCGGCGACGGTCGTAAAGGCCGTAAGAGTGATAAAGGTTTTTATCTTTATGGCAAACAGGCTAAAAAAGGTAAAAAGCAAGTCGATGAGTCGGTTTATGCTTTATTTGGTTTAACCCCAAAGCCTAATAAAGAGGCGAGTAAATTGTCACAGCGATGTGTTGTGCAAATGCTAAATGAAGCTGCACGATGTCTAGATGAAGGCATAATTGCTTGTCCAAGAGATGGCGATATTGGTGCTATTTTTGGCATCGGCTTCCCCCCGTTTTTGGGTGGACCATTCCGTTACATGGATGAGCTCGGTGCTAAAGCCCTCGTTGAAACATTGCAAAAGTATCAAAATGAGTTTGGTGATCGATTTACTCCGTGTGATTTGTTAGTAAAAATGGCACAAGAAGAGCGTAGCTTTTATGAATAACTTTCTAAGGACTAGCAGCGAAGGGAAAGGGAACTAGCGATTTAGAAAGTACCAATCAATATTTTAAATTTTTTTGTCATACCAGCAAAGGCTGGTATCCAGTGACTTTTATAGAAAAGCTTAAAGGCACTAGACTCCAGCCTGCGCTGGAGTGACGAGGATTCTTCATCGGTATACTTTCTTCCGCAACTTTCCTATGAACTAACGGCTATTGTAAGTAAGAGTTTGATAAGTTAATTAATGTCAAATAAATGGCGTTACCAATTTTAATCTAGAAACATCAGTTGACTGCGTTCTCAAGCGTAGAAAAAATGGCTGATAGTAAGGCGTAGTTTGCAGCAAGTAGTTATTCTACTTGCAAAAGTTACAACGCAGATAGCAGTCATTTTAGTAAGCTTGTGAGCGTAGAGCACTTCACTCATTGGGTGAAAACCATGATGATAAAATCATTATATTGCTCAAACAGTTACTCATATACTCAGCGTTCAACTGATGATTTTAGGTTTAAGGTGGCGTCATTTTTTTATCTCTGAACAACTCAGGTGTGTCTTAAAAAGCCGCAAGAAAATAATAAAAAATTTGAGGTTCGTGGGTTTAACTGTAATAAAGAAGTGATTATAATCTGCGCGATTTTGAAATGTGCGGTGGTTGAGATATGTTATTTATATCAGCAGTAGCTATAGGTTTGATAGTGTCGGGCGCATTAATTGGTTTTAGCGCCTATTACTCAGGCATGGCCGTAAAGCGTTGGGGGTTGGCTGGTTTGTTATTAGGCCCTGCAGCGTATCCGTTATTTAACGCGCATAAGCAGTTAGCGAACCGAAAAGTTGTTGCGTTTAGTGATGTCAGCGTTATTTGTTAACACTAAAGTGGTTAAAATAAAATATCAGCAATGTTGGAGGATAACTCCAACACATGCTGGTACTTTTTTCACAATATTTCCAAACTTTTTCTTAGCTCAGTAGACTAATTCCACCAAGCTTTTGCTTGAACAACTTCCATTTTATTTAACCCTTCAGGAAGCTTAACCTTTATACGCTCTGGCTTAGCTAGCCCAAGTGAAATAAGTAGTGATTTAAACATAGCATTCTCCTTAGGTTGTTTGGTTAAGCTATGGCTTGGGGTTTATATTTCACATTAGGTGCACCAGCGAGCTGAGTTTGTGTATATTTCACGTTAGGTGCGGCAGCGAGCTGAGTTTGAATATATTTAACATTAGGTGCGGCAGCTAGCTGAGTTTGAATATATTTAACATTAGGTGCGGCAGCTAGCTGAGTTTGAATATATTTAACATTAGGTGCGGCAGCTAGCTGAGTTTGAATATATTTAACATTAGGTGCGGCAGCTAGCTGAGTTTGTATATATTTAACATTAGGTGCGGCAGCTAGCTGAGTTTGTATATATTTTACGTTAGGGGCAGCAGAAAGTTTCTCTTTTTCACTATTCTTTATTAAAGCAGAAAAACTAAGTGCTGAAACAGAAGTTACGACAATAAAGGCAGTTATTTTTTTCATTTTTATTCTCACTAAGTAAGTTTTTTGACGACACATACAGAACTGCATGTGTTATGCCAAAACTTATTAAAAGAATAATTAACAACATCAATTCATCTGTTCGAAAATACAAACAATGGTTCACTTGTAGACAACATTGAATTAAGCTCATTTCTGTTTTAGTAACTCTCCAAAATCAGATCTTGGTACGGGTTTACTGAAAATGTATCCTTGAATTTCTTCGCAGTTCAGTGCGCGTAATACGCTGAGTTGGCTTTGCTCTTCAACCCCTTCTGCAACGACTTTTAAGCCCATATTGTGGGCAATGGTAATAATCGAGTCGACCATTTTTAAATCGCGATCAGATTTATCAATATCATCGATAAAGGCTTTGTCGATCTTTAAAGAATGAATTGGGAATCGCTTCAAATAGGTTAAAGACGAATAACCCGTACCAAAGTCATCCAATGCCAAGTGAATACCCATTCTCGTGAGTTTTTGCATAACTCGAATGGCTTTTTCGGGGTGTTCAATCACTGTGCCTTCAGTAATCTCAATTTCTAGGTTAGAGGCTGGTAACCCAGTGTTAAACAAAATTGTTTTGATGCGTTGCTCTAAGTCTGGTAATGCAAACTGCCTTGACGATAAGTTAACGGCAACTCGGCCTGTAAAACCATAATCTTCACGCCATTGTTGTGTGGCTACGCAGGCTTTTTTAAGTACAACCTCACCGACATCGACAATTAAACCCGTTTCTTCCGCAAGGGGGATAAATTCTGCAGGTGATACTATGCCATTTTCAGGGTGTATTAATCGAACCAGCGCTTCCATGCCGATAATGTTGTTGGTTTTTAAGCACATTTTTGGTTGATAATAGACTTCGAAATAATCGTGACGGAGCCCTTCACGGATCTGATTTTCAACGTCTAATTGTCTTAGGGCATTGTCATTGAGTGAATCCGAATAAAAATGATATCGGTTACCGCCTGCGGTTTTAGCGGCATACATAGCAATATCAGCTTTTCGTAATATAGCTTGCTCGTCGGTTTCGTCATCGGGATAAAATACAATACCTAAACTCACACCTACTACTAACTGTTGGTCTTTAATAGCTAATGGGGAATCGAGCGTGCCAATTACACTACTTGCAAGGGTAGCTGCTGAGCCAATATCCAATTGGCTTTCGATCAAAATTGCAAATTCATCACCGCCTAAACGGTATAAATTAGCACCAGATGGCAAAGCAAGGTTGATGCGATTTGCAATCATTTTTAATAGTTGATCACCAACGTTATGTCCTAATGAATCATTAATCTTTTTAAAGTTATCCAAGTCCAAGATCATCAGTACATGGGGCACTTGGCGTTTCACTAAGTTATTAATGGTGACTTGTAAAAAGGATCGGTTCGGTAGGGCCCGTTAAATTATCGCTGGTGGTCAGTTTGCGCAATGCCAACTGTTGCTGCTTTTTATAAGTAATATCTGTAAATACCGCGACATAATGATTGGTTTGATCGCGCTCATCAAAAATTGCATCGATGCTCATTTCCATTTGGAAAGGTGTACCATCGCCGCGAAGGGAATCAACTTCATTGGTCCAACGACCATGATTACGAAGCATATGCATGACTTGGTGTGAAAAGCTGTCAGGGTATTCCTTAAACTTTAAACGCTGACCAATAAAATGGTTACGATTAGTTTGAGTAATGTCACAACAAGCTTGGTTTACCTGAATAAATCGGAACGAGTGATCTAAAATAAACATACCTTCTGAAATATTCTCAATCGCACGTTCAAAAAGAGTAAGCTGCTCTTCGGTTTGTTTAAATTCATTAATATTTTTAATGGTTCCCGTCATACGTAACGGCTTATTATCGTGTGAACGCTCAACGACTTTGGCTCTATCAAGGATCCAAATCCACTTTTTGTCTTTACTTTTTACTCGATAAGAAACTTCAAAATGTTCAGTTTTATTTTTTAGGTGATCTTCGAGTAGCTGCTTGACACGGTTTCGATCCATAGGGTGAATATTACTGCTTTGCCCTACGGTATTTACTCGTTGACCTACTACAGGGAAGTCTAGAGTACCCCACACATTTGAGCGATATATTTTGCCTGTCTCTAAGTCCCAATCCCATATTTCGTCACCACTACCCCAAAGAGAAAGTTTTAAACGTTCTTCACTTTTATTAATTTGTTTTTGGATTTCACGGCGGCGAATAATTGAACGAATAAATAAAGCTATGATCAGCAAACACAAGAAGGCATATGCAATTTTAGCTTCAAAAGAAAGCCACCAAGGTGGGGTTATTTCGATGAATAAAGACTTAACTCTACTTCTTTCTTTTGTAAGCGGGTTAACGCCGTAAATATTAAAAGTGTAGTGACCTGGCGACAAGTTTGTGTAAGTTGCACTATTAATACCTTCGGATTTAATCCAGTCTTCAGATAACCCTTTTAACTGATAGTAATGCTCGACACTCTTTGCTTGCATTTTTAAAGATGCAAACTCTATTGAAAATGGGTAATCAGTAAATTTTAATTTAATTTTGTCTGTTTTATCTACGACTTTGGTTAGAACGCTATTATCAAGTGATAATGGAACATTAAATAAAAATAAGCTTGTTAACGTTATAGAGGTATCTAGGTTATTTGCAATATCAAGTAAAGTGTTGATGTTAACAATGGAAACACCATCCATGCCGCCCAAGAAAAAATTATCTTTCCAAAAAGTAGCGCTTTGTGTGTTATATTCATTTTGACTGCCATACTTGTCATTAATTTTATATTTAATGTTATTAATGATATCAATTACTAGCACTTCTTTTAATGAGCTGGCAACTATTATTCCGTTGTTTTCTGCCAAGGAATAAACTGGTTTTCCAATATTCTCGATTAAAGTTATAGAATGATTCTCTATATTGAAAGAGTATATTGATGTACTGGTTCCGAAAAAAACTAGTTTATCATTCGATGCAATGCTGTAAACGATATCTTTATTAAATAGTTTTGTTTTTTTATTTTCACTGAAAAGAGTAAGACCTTCTTGTTCAGCTATAAATATATGATTGCGACTGTACTCATGCATCTTAAATATAGAAGAACTTTTTGAAAGTTCTAGAATTTTATTAAAGCTTTTAGTTTTTGTAGAGTATTTTAGAATATTATTTTCAGAAGTTGCTATTAGAAGGTGACCGTCAAGTGATAACTCTAGTGACGAAATGTTTAAATCTAATATTTTTTTTTCTTTCTTTGTATGTAACGATTTTTCTATCAATCCTTTGTGGCTACCAATGAATATGTCATTATCTATCACTCTTGCTGTTTTATAACCCATGACTCCAGAGTCAATTTTTTTATTCCCATCATCAGTGATAAAATTTATAATATTGTTGTCACTAGTTATTAGCATTCCATTATTTGTGGAGTTTATGTTCCAAACACTACCTTTCAAATCGAAAGTTTTAATTAAGTTCGAATGCTTCCTAATAATCTTAAACCCTGAAGAAATAGAAGGAATTAAGATGGAGTTATCGTTTGAAATAATCCTAGAGTAGTCAAGTTTAGTTGAGGAGTTTGAAATTTCGCCTATGAAACTAGAAAGATTTCCGTCTTCAGATAAATAGTATAATTTCCCATTAGTCACACCAATTATTTTGTTTTTATATCTGGTGACTCCATTGAAATTAATTCTGTTGGTTTTTTTTAATTTTCCATTTATTAAGGTTTGAACTCCGAGTGGTGAAAATATCAAAGTTTTGTTATTTATTGTTAATATATTATTAGTATCTGATATTATCTTTTTTGTTTTTTCTGTTTTAGGGTTTAAATAATATGTGTCACCGTTGTAATTTGTGAAAAGGTAACCATTATCATACTTAGATATTTTCTTTACGTTTTTAAAAATATTGTTTGAGTGTATTTTTTTAATTTTATATGTTTTATTTTCTAGAATATATATGTTTTCATTAGTTCCGATAGCTATGCTGTTGCCAACTTTTTGAATAGACCATATATCTTCTTTTATATTTATAATAGGGGTGAAGTTATCTGTGTTTTTGTTGTAAGTAGAAACACCTTTATTAGTAGCAATAAAGAGTGTTTCTTCAATAATTACTATTTTTTTTATAAATGAGCTTTGTAATTCTGGGTGTGTATTTAAAAAGTACTTTTTAAAATTACGACCATCGAATCTATTCAGACCATTAAGTGTACCAACCCAAAGATATCCATCATTATCTTGAACAATAGAAGTTACCGTACTCTGCGACAACCCCTCAGCTACGCCATACGTCTCAGTGTTCAGGATAATATGCGAATCTGGAATAGGCTCAAACAGCTCTTTAAGTTCTGACTCAACAGCAATGTCGCTGGTTTTTTGGTCAGCTGTGGTGTTGGCGTGTGCTGAAATAGCGAAAGAAGCACTGAAAAGAAGAAAAAAAGTGGCACAAATGTGTCTAAAAAGCATAAGTAATTATAATTTTTGTTAGTTATTGCATCTAGGATGCTAATTTTTTTAGTCACTTTTTCAGAAACCGATGCATTTGTCAAAGCGTTCTGTTTAATTATTCGTTTTTTGTGCTCACTAGGTGTAATTATTGTCATAAAGCTGTTGAGTGACAGAAAATTGACTCAAAAGTTTCTGTTGTATATAAGGTTAAATCTATATTTGCTCACTAAATTGTGGCTGTTTTTTAGTTTATAATGTTTATGGTTTGTTAATTCGTGGTGAGTAGAAAATCTACAGCTTAAATTTCTTTGAGTCACTTTTAAAATCAGTAATGCTAGTGTCGATTTTTTGGCCTTTTGTGATGTGCTCGTTAAGATGCGTTTGTCCGCAACTGTATAATATCAACCTATCTTTTTTGCTGTTATTCATTTTATCCATTAAAAACTTAATGAGATCGGCTCGTGTTAAGTGATTTATCTCATTAACGACTTGTTCTCTGTGGTCGAACTTATGATCTTTGTTACCAATGCTTGTCCAAAATCTCTGGCCTCGTGTTTTTAGATTTGGATCATGCTCCATGATTTGGTTGGTTAATCCTTGTTTAGTTTGAGCCCATTGTTGCTCGGTGAGCTCCATGACTGTGTATGCAAAGTCTGAAAGGAAAGTATCTATTTCGTTTAATAGTGTTTTCGGGCCGCAGTTAGGTGACTGAATGTAGAAAATCATCCCGGGGTGTCGATTAAGTGGTAAGTAATTTGTACCGACCATATAGCCCAACTGTTTTCGGGTGCGTAGCTCATGGAAAAATTTTGATGACATAGTGTGGTTTAATAAACTGAATAAAGCCATTTTCAGAATACTGGTTTGTTTTGATTGATAGTAGACCAATATTGCACTGTCTTGATGATCAATATTAAGCTGTCTCACTAACGTACCTCGGTTAGTGAGTTTAATCAGTTCTCGGTTAGCTTCAGGACTAGGAATCGATACTAAGGATAAGATATTCGATAAATTATTACTCAGTTCTTGGGCTTCTTCTTTAAGCCAGTCACCGTATATGAGTCCTTCAAGATACGTTGCTTCGTAAA contains:
- the fadI gene encoding acetyl-CoA C-acyltransferase FadI; amino-acid sequence: MGGKQQLTNSKGERIAIVAGLRTPFAKQATALHGLSALDLGKIVVNEMLARSELDPKLIEQLVYGQVVLMPEAPNIAREIVLGTGMDVKTDAYSVTRACATSFQSTVNVAESILTGNIDIGIAGGADSSSVVPIGVSKKLARGLVDLTKARSLGQKWNIIRKLNLKDLLPVPPAVAEYSTNLSMGQTAEQMAKTHNISRDDQDALAHRSHTLATKTWDSGVLKDEVMITHVPPYKSYLERDNNIRTNSTLEGYAKLRPVFDRKHGTVTAATSTPLTDGASAVILMNEAKAKALGYQPIGYIKSYAFSAIDVWEDMLMGPSYATPLALQRAGMQLEDLDLIEMHEAFAAQTLANMKMFESKKFAEEQLGQSRAIGEIDMDKFNVLGGSLAYGHPFAATGTRLITQVCRELKRRGGGTGLATACAAGGLGAAMIVEVE
- a CDS encoding bifunctional diguanylate cyclase/phosphodiesterase, coding for MKRQVPHVLMILDLDNFKKINDSLGHNVGDQLLKMIANRINLALPSGANLYRLGGDEFAILIESQLDIGSAATLASSVIGTLDSPLAIKDQQLVVGVSLGIVFYPDDETDEQAILRKADIAMYAAKTAGGNRYHFYSDSLNDNALRQLDVENQIREGLRHDYFEVYYQPKMCLKTNNIIGMEALVRLIHPENGIVSPAEFIPLAEETGLIVDVGEVVLKKACVATQQWREDYGFTGRVAVNLSSRQFALPDLEQRIKTILFNTGLPASNLEIEITEGTVIEHPEKAIRVMQKLTRMGIHLALDDFGTGYSSLTYLKRFPIHSLKIDKAFIDDIDKSDRDLKMVDSIITIAHNMGLKVVAEGVEEQSQLSVLRALNCEEIQGYIFSKPVPRSDFGELLKQK
- the fadJ gene encoding fatty acid oxidation complex subunit alpha FadJ — translated: MEKTFNLTRRDDGIAVLTMDVPGESVNTLRAEFSAEINELLSEIKSDSSIKGLVIISGKKDSFIAGADISMLDKCKTSEDAKTLSQQGHRVFFDLENLPFPVIAAIHGSCLGGGLELAMACHQRICSDDTKTALGLPEVQLGLLPGGGGTQRLPRLVGIASALDMMLTGKQLRPKQAKKLGIVSEVVPKTILLEAAIKLAKAGHKKAKPVKQSLVNRVLEATPIGRNIMFDQATKQVQRKTQGNYPAPNKIIDCVRVGMSKGIHAGLEVEARHFSDLVMTKESAALRSIFFATTEMKKEAGEANSKSVKKAVVLGGGLMGGGIASVTSTKAKVPVRVKDINEQGLSNALSYAYNLLDKKVKRRHMTANDRDNIMALMTTTTEYKGVQDADIVVEAVFEDLSLKHQMVKDIERECSKETIFASNTSSLPIGQIAEVAERPENVIGLHYFSPVDKMPLVEVIAHEKTSAETIATTVNFARKQGKTPIVVKDGAGFYVNRILALYMNEASQVLLEGQRIEHLDKSLVKFGFPVGPMTLLDEVGIDVGAKISPILEKELGERFVAPQAFDKLLGDGRKGRKSDKGFYLYGKQAKKGKKQVDESVYALFGLTPKPNKEASKLSQRCVVQMLNEAARCLDEGIIACPRDGDIGAIFGIGFPPFLGGPFRYMDELGAKALVETLQKYQNEFGDRFTPCDLLVKMAQEERSFYE
- a CDS encoding PAS domain-containing protein: MLFRHICATFFLLFSASFAISAHANTTADQKTSDIAVESELKELFEPIPDSHIILNTETYGVAEGLSQSTVTSIVQDNDGYLWVGTLNGLNRFDGRNFKKYFLNTHPELQSSFIKKIVIIEETLFIATNKGVSTYNKNTDNFTPIINIKEDIWSIQKVGNSIAIGTNENIYILENKTYKIKKIHSNNIFKNVKKISKYDNGYLFTNYNGDTYYLNPKTEKTKKIISDTNNILTINNKTLIFSPLGVQTLINGKLKKTNRINFNGVTRYKNKIIGVTNGKLYYLSEDGNLSSFIGEISNSSTKLDYSRIISNDNSILIPSISSGFKIIRKHSNLIKTFDLKGSVWNINSTNNGMLITSDNNIINFITDDGNKKIDSGVMGYKTARVIDNDIFIGSHKGLIEKSLHTKKEKKILDLNISSLELSLDGHLLIATSENNILKYSTKTKSFNKILELSKSSSIFKMHEYSRNHIFIAEQEGLTLFSENKKTKLFNKDIVYSIASNDKLVFFGTSTSIYSFNIENHSITLIENIGKPVYSLAENNGIIVASSLKEVLVIDIINNIKYKINDKYGSQNEYNTQSATFWKDNFFLGGMDGVSIVNINTLLDIANNLDTSITLTSLFLFNVPLSLDNSVLTKVVDKTDKIKLKFTDYPFSIEFASLKMQAKSVEHYYQLKGLSEDWIKSEGINSATYTNLSPGHYTFNIYGVNPLTKERSRVKSLFIEITPPWWLSFEAKIAYAFLCLLIIALFIRSIIRRREIQKQINKSEERLKLSLWGSGDEIWDWDLETGKIYRSNVWGTLDFPVVGQRVNTVGQSSNIHPMDRNRVKQLLEDHLKNKTEHFEVSYRVKSKDKKWIWILDRAKVVERSHDNKPLRMTGTIKNINEFKQTEEQLTLFERAIENISEGMFILDHSFRFIQVNQACCDITQTNRNHFIGQRLKFKEYPDSFSHQVMHMLRNHGRWTNEVDSLRGDGTPFQMEMSIDAIFDERDQTNHYVAVFTDITYKKQQQLALRKLTTSDNLTGPTEPILFTSHH